One window from the genome of Gadus morhua chromosome 16, gadMor3.0, whole genome shotgun sequence encodes:
- the sptssb gene encoding serine palmitoyltransferase small subunit B, translated as MALQTHLAWLYYQYLLVTGVYVLEPWERALFTSVLLSAAAMVGYTSYVFLPVHLRLALHFFSGVFGGQAESAVTLMS; from the coding sequence atggCCCTCCAGACCCACCTGGCCTGGCTCTACTACCAGTACCTGCTGGTGACGGGGGTGTACGTGCTGGAGCCCTGGGAGCGTGCCCTCTTCACCTCCGTGCTGCTCTCGGCGGCGGCCATGGTGGGCTACACCTCCTACGTCTTCCTGCCCGTCCACCTGCGCCTGGCGCTGCACTTCTTCTCCGGCGTGTTCGGCGGGCAGGCGGAGAGCGCCGTGACGCTCAtgagctga